From a single Natronorubrum tibetense GA33 genomic region:
- a CDS encoding MBL fold metallo-hydrolase, whose amino-acid sequence MRVSYQNANLHGGNESTLLRFTEDGTRVCILVDAGDGVDLDELLEPDEYLNAILLTHAHIDHYRSLGANLRHNAPIYVSPATAAVLEQSLPEARKDNDLGDVNAVLEALEPIEEWTAILDDLAVRPVPAGHAPGAAGFLIRFRDRTDPTGVDLPTADNHILVTGDFTVRPCAGFLPIPSAYPFDIDAVFLNASTNESVTETLTDSIETILERAYGGSRVVVASSSLTGVHYAVLLGRVAAILERPLPLTLVGQTARVYEALGLDVPGVETREVFDDPATVVEQGRVAVAGPDSPTRGSAKRLLLELHDDPAAVFVQLATGSADIVSNVRCTTHYYEAQNHPPQAAIDEFVRGLAPTQVVVKHARGYALNQFQCRYDSCFTWGTDDEKVHRLYDDEWVAPGWLGDATVKKIRQKQWEANRDRALDPTVSLRLERQSLEPAAEGVDIEALEATFLASVSNPYAVDSTGSAVTEQSESRTESDDGDTAVAESSPLDDSSTVRARVFGDGGGKTLLQLLERTELSPGELVDVSISRPDDDE is encoded by the coding sequence ATGCGTGTCTCCTACCAGAACGCGAACCTCCACGGGGGGAACGAGTCGACACTACTGCGGTTTACTGAGGACGGGACACGTGTCTGTATTCTCGTCGACGCCGGCGACGGCGTCGACCTCGACGAACTCCTCGAGCCTGACGAGTACCTGAACGCAATTTTGCTCACCCACGCCCACATCGACCACTACCGGAGTCTTGGGGCGAATCTCCGACACAACGCGCCGATCTACGTCTCGCCCGCGACCGCGGCAGTGCTCGAGCAGTCGCTGCCCGAAGCGCGGAAGGACAACGATCTCGGCGATGTCAACGCGGTTCTCGAGGCACTCGAGCCGATCGAAGAGTGGACCGCGATTCTCGACGATCTCGCGGTTCGGCCGGTTCCCGCCGGCCACGCTCCCGGCGCGGCAGGTTTTCTGATCCGGTTTCGCGATCGGACTGACCCAACGGGCGTCGATCTCCCGACGGCCGACAACCACATCCTCGTTACGGGCGATTTCACGGTGCGTCCCTGCGCCGGGTTTCTGCCGATTCCGAGCGCGTATCCGTTCGATATCGACGCCGTCTTCCTCAACGCGTCGACGAACGAATCCGTCACCGAGACGCTCACCGACTCGATCGAAACCATCCTCGAACGGGCGTACGGCGGTTCCCGCGTCGTCGTCGCCTCGAGTTCGCTCACCGGCGTCCACTACGCCGTCCTGCTTGGACGGGTCGCGGCGATCCTCGAGCGACCGCTACCGCTGACGCTCGTCGGACAGACGGCCCGAGTCTACGAGGCGCTCGGACTCGACGTCCCCGGTGTCGAGACGCGCGAAGTGTTCGACGATCCGGCAACGGTCGTCGAACAGGGGCGGGTTGCCGTTGCGGGACCCGACTCACCGACGCGAGGAAGCGCGAAACGACTGTTGCTCGAACTCCACGACGATCCGGCCGCCGTCTTCGTCCAACTCGCGACCGGCAGCGCGGACATCGTGTCCAACGTACGTTGTACGACTCACTACTACGAGGCGCAAAATCATCCGCCGCAGGCGGCAATCGACGAGTTCGTTCGGGGGCTTGCACCGACACAGGTCGTCGTCAAACACGCCCGCGGATACGCGCTCAACCAGTTCCAGTGCCGATACGACAGCTGTTTCACGTGGGGAACCGACGACGAGAAGGTCCACCGCCTCTACGACGACGAGTGGGTTGCACCGGGCTGGCTCGGCGATGCGACCGTCAAGAAGATTCGGCAGAAACAGTGGGAAGCAAATCGAGATCGAGCGCTCGATCCGACGGTCTCGTTACGTCTCGAGCGACAGTCTCTGGAGCCCGCTGCGGAGGGTGTCGATATCGAGGCGCTCGAAGCGACGTTTTTGGCGTCCGTCTCGAACCCCTACGCCGTGGATTCGACGGGATCCGCCGTCACAGAACAGAGCGAGTCGAGGACAGAGAGTGACGACGGCGATACCGCCGTCGCCGAATCGTCGCCACTCGACGATTCCTCGACGGTTCGGGCCCGCGTGTTCGGTGACGGCGGCGGAAAAACGCTGTTACAACTCCTTGAGCGAACGGAGCTATCGCCGGGCGAACTGGTCGACGTTTCGATCTCACGACCGGACGACGACGAATGA
- a CDS encoding translation initiation factor eIF-2B — MIDETVEEIQEMQSHSSSVVAVRATRALEELLEREFATVEEYIRSLERNGSVLRRANHSHASLQNAVRAVVDDVTDADPGSVEEAKRLTQERIDAVVSRVESGKRLAAENAAEILDDGATLLTHDYSSTVLEALEQATEAGKRFDVYITEARPRYIGRKTARTLAEMDGVDATLITDSAHGVYLEDCDRVVVGMDCIVDETLYNRVGTFPIAATAAQLDVPVTVLGSASKIVSEGFVFENEFRTGSEVMPEPAEGFAVENPNYDATPIELLESVVTDEGRREF; from the coding sequence ATGATCGACGAGACAGTCGAGGAGATCCAGGAGATGCAGAGTCACAGCTCCTCGGTGGTTGCCGTGCGCGCGACACGGGCTCTCGAGGAGCTGCTCGAGCGGGAGTTCGCCACCGTCGAGGAGTATATTCGCTCGCTCGAGCGCAACGGCTCGGTGCTCCGGCGAGCCAACCACTCTCACGCCTCGCTGCAGAACGCGGTTCGGGCCGTTGTCGACGACGTTACCGACGCCGATCCTGGGAGCGTCGAGGAGGCGAAGCGACTCACCCAGGAGCGGATCGACGCGGTCGTCTCGCGAGTCGAATCCGGCAAACGGCTGGCGGCCGAAAACGCCGCCGAGATCCTCGACGACGGCGCGACGCTGCTTACGCACGACTACTCCTCGACGGTGCTCGAGGCCCTCGAGCAGGCGACCGAGGCGGGCAAGCGCTTCGACGTCTACATCACGGAGGCGCGGCCCCGCTACATCGGCCGCAAGACGGCCCGGACGCTCGCCGAGATGGACGGCGTCGACGCCACGCTGATCACGGACAGCGCACACGGCGTCTACCTCGAGGACTGCGACCGCGTCGTCGTCGGCATGGACTGTATCGTCGACGAGACGCTGTACAACCGCGTGGGGACGTTCCCGATCGCCGCCACGGCCGCCCAACTCGACGTGCCGGTGACCGTGCTGGGATCGGCGTCGAAGATCGTCAGCGAGGGATTCGTCTTCGAAAACGAGTTCCGGACCGGCAGCGAGGTCATGCCGGAACCCGCCGAGGGCTTCGCCGTCGAGAACCCGAACTACGACGCGACGCCGATCGAACTGCTCGAGAGCGTCGTCACGGACGAGGGTCGGCGGGAGTTCTGA